In a genomic window of Occallatibacter riparius:
- a CDS encoding carboxypeptidase regulatory-like domain-containing protein — MQRRSKAGSTYLRWAIRMWVFLGALTFTLGASAQGGGNVAISGTVTDASGAIVSGAQVKVTQKNTSTVRTAATNNAGQFNFPSLPPTTYTVSVQAQGFKQYVQDVVLLADQIRDLDIHLQVGSETQQITVEASNVSVNTVSQELSQVIESSRLSDLPLNGRNAADLTLLVPGATTAIANNSGTLQGDTKQVPGAEAIAVNGARPDQIGYNLDGANNQDLMSNTNNPFPFPDALQEFSVQTNSFDAQYGNNAGAVVNVVTKSGTNNFHGDLFEFVRNGAFNARNYFAPTVDPLKRNQFGATVGGPIHKNTTFFFFGWQKTIIRSVNNATNAIVPTADNLNGNFSLTNPNTVITNPFTHTPYASNANIGPLDPVALNMAKNLPVLPAGSTNGSVTFGTPLQQNFDEYITRVEQMFRGQDRLFGRFYLNKYRHAPTYDGKDLLTAGPGSTVTTQNWAIGYTWVISPQLVNNTIIDFVRSASDRGQQGGPGGTVPDMKTFGSNIWQLPTAQSGMRNFGVAGDFTLGGFTDAKFIRNTYDLREVLDWNKGKHDMTFGYDLELDQSIIRNTDLENGSFNFTSDVTGLSMASFLLGYQHTFTQTSGDFSDSRENPMGVFFNDKWKVSPRLTLDYGLRWEPQQVMKETRGRIEQFRPDAQAAGVQSAIIPSAPAGLFFIGDKYNGISVPDRGQTGDFNNFAPRVGIVWDPTGSGKMSLRAGGGLFYYSRLPGLFLNDAAISAPFSLRIDLNDSTTGPSQIGTLSDPLAAYPNFTSGFPQRYTLETAPKDATFVKNPTVFSLQPGVKWTTPEIYDWNVTFERQLRADTVMHASYVGTRGTHLRQDVNLNPGVYTAGSSASLQTRRPFQPFAVIYENRNTGANGYNGLQFDLEKRATGNGGLLNQITLLGNYTYSHANDYGLAENGGITDIGSSIGSGMSFYDPRQHAFETGPATFDRRHHVVVSYVWNLPKLTNSNALVRNVIGGWQWTGIYSFSSGDPLTILAGKDRSTTGNNLDRADYVGPAGQLGSRGTPTQCPAGTPGKFFACSPWLDTSRFYVPGVNNTDKPDGQYGNVGKGTYRGPNVWTADTGLIKNIYPFSSHENLNFQFRGEFFNIFNHPQFSDPNTTVANAAFGSIRSTIGTATGNVGTTADSRIIQLALKFNF; from the coding sequence ATGCAACGCAGGTCAAAGGCAGGTTCCACCTATCTACGGTGGGCCATTCGGATGTGGGTGTTCCTCGGGGCGCTCACATTCACATTAGGAGCGTCCGCCCAGGGTGGAGGCAACGTCGCGATCTCCGGAACGGTAACGGATGCATCGGGCGCGATCGTCAGCGGAGCCCAGGTGAAGGTGACCCAAAAGAACACCTCAACCGTTCGCACGGCAGCGACGAATAACGCCGGTCAGTTCAACTTCCCCTCGCTACCCCCTACTACCTACACGGTGTCGGTGCAGGCGCAAGGTTTCAAGCAATATGTGCAGGATGTGGTGCTGCTCGCCGATCAGATCCGTGACCTCGATATTCATCTGCAGGTCGGGTCGGAAACGCAGCAGATCACGGTGGAAGCATCGAATGTCTCGGTCAACACGGTGAGCCAGGAATTGAGCCAGGTGATTGAGAGCTCGCGGCTGAGCGATCTGCCACTGAACGGCAGAAACGCGGCCGATCTCACGCTTCTAGTGCCCGGGGCAACGACAGCGATCGCGAACAACTCCGGTACGCTGCAGGGTGACACTAAGCAGGTTCCTGGCGCCGAAGCGATCGCGGTGAATGGTGCGCGTCCCGATCAGATTGGCTACAACCTGGATGGGGCCAACAACCAGGATCTGATGAGCAACACGAACAATCCGTTTCCGTTCCCTGATGCGCTACAGGAGTTCAGTGTTCAGACGAACAGCTTCGACGCGCAGTATGGCAATAATGCCGGCGCCGTTGTGAACGTGGTGACCAAGTCAGGCACCAACAATTTCCACGGTGACCTGTTTGAATTCGTTCGCAACGGCGCGTTCAACGCGCGCAACTACTTTGCCCCGACGGTAGATCCGTTGAAGCGCAACCAGTTCGGCGCAACTGTTGGCGGTCCCATTCACAAGAACACTACCTTCTTTTTCTTTGGGTGGCAGAAGACGATCATTCGCAGCGTGAACAATGCCACGAACGCGATTGTGCCGACGGCGGATAACCTGAACGGAAATTTCTCGCTCACTAATCCCAACACCGTCATTACCAATCCGTTCACGCACACCCCTTATGCCAGCAACGCCAACATCGGACCGCTTGACCCGGTAGCCCTCAACATGGCGAAGAATCTGCCGGTGCTGCCGGCGGGATCGACGAATGGGTCGGTGACGTTCGGCACGCCGCTGCAGCAGAACTTCGACGAGTACATCACTAGGGTAGAGCAGATGTTTCGCGGTCAGGACCGTCTGTTTGGACGGTTTTACCTCAACAAGTACCGTCACGCGCCAACCTATGACGGCAAAGACCTGCTGACGGCAGGGCCTGGATCAACGGTCACAACACAGAACTGGGCGATTGGCTATACGTGGGTGATTTCGCCGCAACTGGTGAATAACACGATCATTGACTTTGTACGTTCGGCCTCAGATCGCGGCCAGCAGGGCGGACCGGGGGGCACGGTGCCGGACATGAAGACCTTCGGCTCGAACATCTGGCAACTGCCCACGGCGCAGAGCGGCATGCGCAACTTCGGTGTTGCCGGCGATTTCACGCTGGGCGGCTTCACCGATGCGAAGTTCATCCGGAACACTTATGACCTTCGCGAGGTGCTTGACTGGAACAAAGGCAAGCACGACATGACGTTCGGCTACGATCTGGAACTGGATCAGTCGATCATCCGGAATACCGATCTGGAGAATGGCAGCTTCAACTTCACGAGCGATGTGACGGGACTGTCGATGGCGAGCTTCCTGCTCGGCTATCAGCACACATTCACCCAGACATCGGGCGACTTCTCCGACTCGCGCGAGAACCCGATGGGCGTGTTCTTCAATGACAAGTGGAAGGTGTCGCCGCGGCTCACGCTGGATTACGGATTACGCTGGGAACCGCAGCAGGTGATGAAGGAAACCCGGGGGCGCATCGAGCAGTTCCGTCCTGATGCGCAAGCTGCCGGTGTTCAATCGGCGATTATTCCGAGCGCCCCTGCGGGCCTGTTCTTCATCGGCGACAAGTACAACGGCATCAGCGTGCCGGATCGTGGCCAGACGGGCGACTTCAACAACTTTGCTCCTCGCGTGGGCATTGTGTGGGACCCGACCGGATCGGGCAAGATGTCTCTGCGCGCGGGAGGCGGTCTGTTCTACTACTCGCGGCTGCCCGGATTATTCCTGAACGATGCGGCAATTTCCGCGCCCTTCAGCCTGCGCATCGACCTCAACGACTCAACAACGGGACCCTCGCAGATTGGTACGCTCTCGGATCCTCTGGCTGCGTATCCGAACTTCACCAGCGGCTTTCCGCAGCGCTATACCTTGGAGACCGCTCCAAAAGATGCGACGTTCGTAAAGAACCCGACGGTGTTCAGCCTGCAGCCGGGGGTCAAGTGGACAACGCCGGAGATCTACGACTGGAACGTCACATTTGAGCGCCAACTGCGCGCAGATACCGTGATGCACGCCTCGTATGTGGGCACGCGCGGTACGCATCTGCGCCAGGATGTGAACCTCAACCCGGGCGTTTACACGGCCGGCAGCAGCGCTTCACTGCAGACGCGGAGGCCGTTCCAGCCGTTCGCCGTAATTTACGAGAACCGGAACACGGGGGCCAATGGCTATAACGGTCTCCAGTTCGATTTGGAGAAGCGGGCGACGGGGAACGGAGGCCTCCTGAATCAGATCACGCTGCTTGGCAATTACACCTACTCGCATGCGAACGACTACGGGTTGGCGGAGAATGGCGGGATCACCGATATCGGATCGAGCATCGGATCGGGAATGTCCTTCTATGATCCGAGGCAGCATGCGTTCGAAACCGGACCAGCAACCTTTGATCGGAGACACCACGTGGTGGTTTCGTACGTATGGAATCTGCCCAAGCTGACTAACTCGAATGCGTTGGTTCGCAACGTCATTGGCGGATGGCAATGGACGGGTATCTATTCGTTCAGCTCCGGCGATCCGCTGACGATCCTGGCAGGAAAAGACCGTTCAACCACGGGCAACAATCTCGATCGTGCAGATTACGTCGGCCCTGCGGGCCAGCTCGGCAGCAGGGGAACCCCAACTCAATGCCCAGCTGGAACTCCGGGGAAATTCTTTGCCTGCTCACCCTGGCTTGACACATCGCGGTTCTATGTCCCTGGAGTGAACAACACCGATAAGCCAGATGGACAGTACGGCAATGTTGGCAAGGGGACCTATCGCGGGCCGAACGTCTGGACCGCGGATACGGGGCTCATCAAGAACATTTACCCGTTCTCATCGCACGAGAACTTGAATTTCCAGTTCCGCGGCGAATTCTTCAATATCTTCAACCATCCGCAGTTCAGTGACCCGAACACGACGGTGGCAAACGCGGCCTTTGGCAGCATTCGGTCGACGATCGGCACGGCCACAGGCAATGTGGGCACAACTGCGGATTCGCGCATCATCCAGCTCGCCCTGAAGTTCAACTTCTAG
- a CDS encoding Gfo/Idh/MocA family protein, with protein MISALPSFAAAPPVISGDSVREEVLPFSEDAPPQHSIKFGVCGISHPHIYGMIEAVKRGGGVLTKVWALEPELLAAFQKRYPDVAVAKTQDEVIHDSSIQLVLSSQIANERAPIGIRCMKAGKDFLSDKPGITTLEQLKEVRETIAATKRIYAIMYSERLEVKAAVKAGELIQAGAIGNVIQTINIAPHQIRQKPGSDAGSAGSIDGRPAWFWKDVQFGGILCDIGSHQVDQFLYYTGSTQAEVVASQVANVRHPSHPEFQDFGDMMLRGNNGFGYVRLDWFTPYGLGTWGDGRLFVLGTEGYIELRKYTNVAVSKQGNNLFIVDQKEARYIDCNNLTLPFGPQFVSDIVNRTHTAQDQTQCLLAAELSIKAQMHATHAHLAWESRA; from the coding sequence ATGATTTCTGCTCTTCCTTCTTTCGCGGCTGCTCCGCCAGTGATTTCTGGCGACAGTGTGCGGGAGGAGGTACTTCCCTTTTCAGAGGATGCGCCGCCGCAACATTCCATCAAGTTTGGCGTGTGCGGCATCAGCCATCCGCATATCTACGGGATGATTGAAGCGGTGAAGCGCGGCGGAGGCGTTCTGACGAAGGTGTGGGCGCTGGAGCCGGAACTGCTGGCGGCGTTTCAGAAGCGATACCCCGACGTGGCGGTGGCGAAGACGCAGGACGAGGTCATTCACGACAGCTCGATTCAGCTTGTGCTGAGTTCGCAGATCGCCAACGAGCGCGCGCCGATCGGGATTCGGTGCATGAAGGCCGGCAAGGATTTCCTTTCGGACAAGCCGGGTATCACTACGCTCGAGCAGCTGAAGGAAGTGCGCGAGACCATCGCCGCGACGAAGCGCATTTACGCCATCATGTATTCCGAGCGGCTGGAGGTGAAGGCCGCGGTGAAGGCCGGCGAACTGATTCAAGCGGGTGCGATCGGGAATGTGATTCAGACGATCAACATCGCACCGCATCAGATTCGGCAGAAGCCGGGCAGCGATGCGGGAAGTGCGGGATCAATCGACGGCAGGCCGGCGTGGTTCTGGAAGGACGTTCAGTTCGGCGGGATTCTGTGCGACATTGGCTCACACCAGGTGGATCAGTTCTTGTACTACACCGGGTCGACACAGGCCGAGGTGGTTGCGTCGCAGGTTGCGAATGTGCGGCATCCGAGCCATCCGGAATTCCAGGATTTTGGCGACATGATGCTGCGCGGAAACAACGGCTTCGGTTACGTGAGGCTGGATTGGTTCACGCCATATGGCCTAGGCACCTGGGGAGACGGAAGGCTCTTCGTGCTGGGGACGGAGGGCTACATCGAGCTCAGGAAATACACGAATGTCGCAGTAAGCAAGCAGGGGAACAATCTGTTCATTGTCGATCAGAAGGAAGCCAGGTACATCGACTGCAACAACCTGACGCTGCCGTTTGGTCCGCAGTTTGTGAGCGACATCGTGAATCGCACGCACACCGCGCAGGACCAGACGCAGTGCCTTTTGGCCGCCGAGCTTTCAATCAAAGCGCAGATGCATGCAACGCACGCTCACCTCGCCTGGGAGAGCCGGGCCTGA
- a CDS encoding Gfo/Idh/MocA family protein, with the protein MKPSRRDFIKGSVAGSVAVGFPTIVPKSVFGATAPSNRITIGAIGVGRISRGHDMPGVMQFTGVAGRDNRIVAVCDLSEQRVELGKQFVNKHYTEKLGKPYTGTKVYSNYKELLANKEIDAVLISTPDHQHARLAVAAVKAGKDVYLQKPASLTIHEGRVMADQVKASGRIVQIGSQQRSWKQFARAVALVRNGRIGTVKQVEVGLPGDPAGGDPETMPVPAGFNYDAWLGSTPEVPYTLDRVMPTNDFSRPGWLRMEQFGAGMITGWGAHHVDTAHWGMDTELTGPVEIWGSAEFPQQGLWDVHGPFKTYGRYANGVVMTISGEFENGIKWIGDKGWIFVCRDGMTTPTASASDKQVPIVPIRASDPKILDSEIGPNEFHPYTSDDQHGNWLDCIHSRKAPTAPVEIGHRACTTCLLHWIAMKTDHHVHWDPETEAIKGDDIAASLLSRHQRHPYEIA; encoded by the coding sequence ATGAAACCGTCACGCAGGGACTTTATCAAGGGATCGGTTGCCGGGAGTGTTGCCGTGGGATTTCCAACCATTGTGCCTAAGTCAGTGTTTGGAGCGACCGCTCCGTCGAATCGCATCACCATTGGGGCGATCGGCGTGGGACGTATCTCGCGCGGCCACGATATGCCCGGAGTGATGCAATTCACGGGCGTGGCGGGACGTGACAACCGCATCGTCGCAGTGTGCGATTTGAGCGAGCAGCGAGTGGAGTTGGGCAAGCAGTTTGTCAATAAGCACTACACGGAGAAGCTCGGCAAACCTTACACGGGCACGAAGGTCTACTCGAATTACAAAGAGCTTCTGGCGAATAAAGAGATTGATGCCGTGCTGATCTCGACGCCGGATCATCAACATGCGCGACTTGCTGTTGCTGCAGTGAAGGCAGGCAAGGATGTGTATCTGCAAAAGCCCGCTTCGCTGACTATTCATGAAGGCCGCGTCATGGCGGATCAAGTGAAGGCGAGCGGACGGATTGTGCAGATCGGATCTCAGCAGCGGTCATGGAAGCAGTTCGCGCGCGCGGTGGCGCTGGTGCGCAATGGTCGCATCGGAACGGTGAAGCAGGTTGAGGTCGGGCTGCCGGGGGATCCCGCGGGCGGCGACCCTGAGACGATGCCGGTTCCTGCGGGGTTCAACTACGATGCGTGGCTGGGATCGACGCCGGAGGTGCCGTACACGCTGGATCGCGTGATGCCTACGAATGATTTCTCGCGGCCGGGGTGGCTGCGCATGGAGCAGTTTGGCGCAGGCATGATTACCGGCTGGGGCGCGCATCACGTGGACACAGCACACTGGGGCATGGATACGGAACTCACCGGGCCTGTTGAGATTTGGGGAAGCGCGGAGTTTCCGCAGCAGGGACTATGGGATGTGCACGGGCCGTTCAAAACGTATGGCCGCTATGCGAATGGCGTGGTGATGACCATCTCGGGTGAGTTCGAAAACGGCATTAAGTGGATCGGCGACAAAGGATGGATCTTCGTGTGCCGCGATGGGATGACGACGCCGACCGCGTCAGCGAGTGACAAGCAGGTGCCGATTGTGCCGATCCGCGCAAGCGATCCGAAGATTCTGGATTCCGAGATTGGGCCGAATGAGTTTCATCCGTACACGTCGGATGATCAGCATGGCAACTGGCTGGATTGCATTCATTCGCGTAAGGCGCCGACTGCTCCGGTTGAAATTGGGCATCGCGCGTGCACGACGTGCCTGCTGCACTGGATTGCGATGAAGACGGATCATCACGTTCATTGGGATCCAGAGACGGAGGCGATCAAGGGCGATGACATTGCCGCGAGCCTGCTTTCGCGCCATCAACGCCATCCGTATGAGATCGCGTAG
- a CDS encoding glycosyl hydrolase family 79 C-terminal domain-containing protein, with product MRIDRRSFLQMTASAMAAACTSSTEAQSAPHSVRIRSSQPGHVVPPNFVGLSYELAQLSEPAFFSPQHQDLIAMFRRLSPSGVLRVGGNTSEFCWFRATPATPAPKLHVPPGDLAQNWMPHRLFAIEPAAIDALAGFLQATGWTAIYGLNFGNSTPERAAAEAAYVHKRLGSKLAFFQIGNEPDLYQKASNGTRPPGWGFDDYVREWLAFADAVSARVPQARFGGPDTAAASDWVIRFGDEVAPKLGERLVALSGHYYAEGPPNDPRVTTERLLAGDPNVEQSAREIVRTADAHHLIYRMSEGNSCYRGGKPGMSNAFAASLWAADYLLTLASLGCAGVNLHGGDSRFLSAGLGDHNPGLEAAGNKKQSAPNGFYTPIATEQGQPAEPRPVFYGMQLAQHFAGGSMLAVESAQDPMLRPYAAEKNGGITVALVNKSSSADREVAITVERPFSRAGMMRLTAPALDATTGVEFKRADVSTDGTWDPRTEVMKTRTNSLRITVPAASAAVLFLR from the coding sequence ATGCGAATAGATCGTCGTTCCTTCCTGCAGATGACAGCTTCCGCGATGGCGGCCGCTTGCACGTCAAGCACAGAAGCGCAGAGCGCGCCGCACTCCGTTCGCATTCGCAGCAGCCAGCCTGGACACGTCGTTCCGCCGAACTTCGTCGGTCTCAGCTATGAACTGGCGCAGCTCAGCGAACCGGCCTTTTTCTCTCCGCAGCACCAGGACCTCATCGCAATGTTTCGCAGGCTAAGTCCGTCAGGCGTCCTGAGAGTTGGCGGCAACACCAGCGAGTTCTGCTGGTTCCGCGCCACGCCGGCTACGCCCGCCCCCAAACTCCACGTCCCCCCGGGCGACCTGGCGCAGAATTGGATGCCGCACCGCCTGTTCGCCATCGAACCAGCAGCGATCGATGCTCTCGCCGGCTTTCTCCAGGCAACCGGCTGGACGGCCATCTACGGCCTCAACTTCGGCAACAGCACGCCGGAACGCGCTGCCGCTGAAGCGGCCTATGTACACAAGAGACTCGGCTCGAAGCTCGCGTTCTTCCAGATCGGCAACGAGCCCGATCTTTATCAGAAAGCCAGCAACGGCACGCGTCCGCCCGGTTGGGGGTTCGACGATTACGTACGCGAATGGCTTGCCTTTGCTGACGCCGTCAGCGCGCGCGTGCCTCAGGCACGCTTCGGAGGTCCAGACACTGCGGCCGCGTCCGACTGGGTGATTCGCTTCGGCGACGAAGTTGCGCCGAAGCTCGGCGAGCGTCTCGTGGCCCTGAGCGGTCACTACTACGCCGAGGGTCCACCCAACGATCCGCGCGTCACCACCGAGCGTCTCCTCGCCGGCGATCCCAACGTCGAGCAATCTGCGCGCGAAATCGTCCGCACCGCCGATGCGCATCACCTGATCTATCGCATGTCAGAGGGGAACTCGTGCTATCGCGGCGGCAAGCCCGGCATGAGCAATGCCTTTGCCGCATCTCTCTGGGCCGCCGATTATCTGCTGACGCTGGCGAGTCTTGGCTGCGCTGGCGTTAATCTTCATGGCGGAGACAGCCGCTTCCTCTCCGCTGGTCTTGGCGATCACAATCCCGGCCTTGAAGCCGCGGGCAATAAGAAGCAAAGCGCGCCCAACGGTTTCTACACGCCCATTGCAACGGAGCAAGGCCAGCCCGCCGAACCGCGCCCCGTCTTCTACGGCATGCAACTGGCACAGCATTTCGCGGGCGGCAGCATGCTTGCCGTCGAGTCGGCACAAGACCCGATGCTGCGCCCATACGCAGCCGAAAAGAACGGCGGCATAACCGTCGCACTGGTCAACAAATCATCCTCGGCCGACAGAGAAGTTGCCATCACTGTCGAGAGGCCGTTCTCCCGCGCGGGAATGATGCGGCTAACCGCCCCCGCGCTCGATGCAACCACCGGCGTCGAATTCAAGCGAGCCGACGTGAGCACCGACGGCACGTGGGATCCGCGAACAGAGGTGATGAAGACACGCACCAACTCGCTGCGGATCACCGTGCCGGCTGCAAGTGCCGCGGTCCTGTTCCTGCGTTGA